The sequence tggccctgctccaacaggtccatgtccttcttgtgctgaggactccagagctggacacaatactccaggtctCGGTGGCCCTTGGCCAGGGCGGGGCTTGGAGGTGCCTCTCCGCTGAAGTGCCGCGGGCTGCTGGTGCTCCAGCCCCGTGTGGAGTGCTTGATGCAGGCGAAACCCTCAAGTGCGGGGGGTCAGGTCAGGCCGTCACCGGCAGACCCACAGGCTGGGTGCCTTTTGGGGGGTGTAGGCACGGCCATGGTGATCTCTGAACACCAGTGGGCATGGAAGCGATCCAGAGGGAATCGCGGTCGCCACTCGGCATCCTAacactcccctctctccccagcacGATGGGAAGCCCTTCTGCCACAAGCCCTGCTACGCCACGCTGTTTGGCCCCAAAGGTACGTCCGTGCTGCCCCCGTGTCCGTGCAGCCGTGCCCAGGGCTGCCGGAGGGTACaggtcccccccgtccccgctggcGGGGAGCCATGGCCCTGAAAGCCGCCTCCAGGAGCCAGGCTGGCATGGGCTGAGCATCAACCAGCACTTTGCAGTCCCAACCCTGCTGCCCCCTtgtgcagagggagaggagagcggCTGCTGAAGGGAGGGAATGAGGGAGGGATCCGGCCtgacagctgcctttttttttttttttttttttttttttatatatttcaaaaacaaattccCATTCAAACAGAAGGTGGAGTTGCTCTCCTATCCCAGACGCGGCTGGAGAAAGCCTGAGTCAGGAGACAGCAAGCCGGGGCTGAGGCGCAGCGGTGTCTACAGTGTCCCTGAGGCTGAGCGGGGCCAGGGGAGGTGggacggggggctggggggaggatggAGACCTGCCGTGCTCCCAGCCCACCGCAACCTCTCTCTGCCCCACTTGCAGGGGTGAACATTGGTGGTGCTGGGTCCTACATCTATGAGAAGCCGCAGATTGAGGGGCAGACCGCCCCGGGACCCATCGAGCACCCGGTGaaggtggaggagaggaaggtCAACGCGGCACCCCCCAAGGGACCCAGCAAAGGTGAGGGGCAGGGCAGGACGGGCAGCCTGGCCCTCTGCCATGGTGCTCAGCTGGTCCAGAGCCACTGTgtttcacagactcacagaatggcgggggttggaagggacctctggagatcatctcatccaagcccctgccagagcagggtcacccagagcaggtggcacaggaacgcgtccaggcgggtttggaatgtctccagagacggagactccaccacctctctgggcagcctgtgccagggctctgccaccctcaaaggaaagaagttcctcctcacgttgagatggaacttcctatggtcaagtttgtgcccgttaccccttgtcctgtccctgggcaccactgagaagagcctggcctcatcctcctgacacccaccctttcagtattgataagcattgataaggtcccccctcagtcgtcttttttccagactgaaaagacccaaatccctcagcctttcttcataagagaggtgttccagtcccctcatcatcttggtagccctttgctgtcccatctccagcagttccctgtccttcttgaacgaaggaggccagaactggacacattTGGTGATGGTGTGGGGTGCAGGGCATGTGTATGGGGTCCTCCGCACCCACGTGTCCTGGCTGAGATGTCCCTTCGCTTCCCACACCCCTGACCTGTCTCCTTCCAGCCTCCAGCGTCACCACCTTCACCGGGGAGCCCAACATGTGCCCGCGCTGCGGCAAGAGAGTCTACTTTGGTAAGGTGGCGAGCAGGCAGTGGGTGCGTGCCCTGGGGTGGCACATCCCCACAGTGCAGGGGCTCCATGCAGGACCCGTGGGGCacacagaggggctgggggagggggtttTGGCTCAGAggtggggttggggggcagagagggatgTGCCTGAGGAGCCTGCAGGGATGGGTCCTCTTGGAGGAGCTCCTGGGTGCAtcctgtcccctgctgtcccctcccagGTGGGTGGCGTGGGCTTCATAGCTGTCCTTGGCCACCCTCTGTCACCTGTGGGGCAGCAGAGGGGTGGGAGAGATGCGGGAGACTGGGGTGCACAGggctgccttgggattttgtacACAGAGGTGATGTGCCCACGGGGCTTGCTTTGCCCTCGGCACGTGTGCTGGGGGGCCGGCATGACCTTCCCTCCTTGTCCCCGCTCTAGCCGAGAAGGTGACTTCGCTGGGGAAGGACTGGCACCGTCCCTGCCTACGCTGCGAGCGCTGCAGCAAGACGCTGACCCCGGGGGGCCATGCCGAGGTAAGGATGTCCTGGCCCCGAGATCCCCGGGCATCGCGCATGGGGGATGCTGGCGTGACACGTCCTGGCTGAGCTGTGCTGTATCGTGCCGGCgtggcagcccctgcagcccagaGGTGCTGGGGTGCAGCTGTCTGCTGGGGACGCGCGGGGTGGGAGAGGTGCCCAGCCAGGGGGACGTGTCCTGGGGACTGGCCTTTCCCCACCCCGGGTGACCtggtatggttggactcgatgatctcaaaggtcctttccaaccatgaagactctatgattctcCCTCTGCCCCGCACAGCATGACGGACAGCCATACTGCCACAAGCCCTGCTACGGGATCCTCTTCGGGCCCAAGGGTGAGTGCCTGGGGGGTGCGTGGGGTGGGGAGCTGGTCCGGGGGCACATGCCCCACCGGGGCTACTGCTCTCGATGCTCAGGCCACCGCCCAGAGGGGACATCTCCCTGGAGCGTGCCACCTTCCCACCCACGTCCTCACCCTCTTGCATCTCCCCACCCCGTGCAGGCGTCAACACCGGAGCTGTGGGAAGCTACATCTACGACAAAGACCCCGAGGCAAAGAACCAGCCCTAGACGGTGTCCCCCTGCCCGGCCGCCCGCTCTGTGCCCCCCCGTACtaacctcctgctcacagccgGAGCAGACCCTCGCCAGGCTGGCCACGGACCTGTGCTCTCTCTGCTGTTTCTACTCCGGGCAGGACGGCCCTGCCCACCTGGGTTATATATCATAGTCTCTAATATAAGCTTCAGTGTTTAAAAGCAAAGGTAGAAGGTGTCTCTGGTGGTTCCCAATgcgctctgccctccccagccctcccaccagcccccccGAGTGTGAGAGGTGGCAGAGCGGGGATGTCACTGCCTGCAGGGGACAGCTGGTGGCACCCAAAGGGCTGAAAGCAGGGGGACGGTGGTGGCAGGAGTCCCACCATGGGAGGCAGGAGTCCCACCATGGGAGGTTGCTCCCAACTGCCCTCTGCACCGCGGGCGATGGAGCCGGGCAGGCATCCCACAGCGCTTGGGGATGGGAGCTGATGGTCAGGGCACCCAGCCCTGTTCCTCACCAGCCGCTGGGGACATGCGTGTCCCCTGAGGGCTCTGGTCCATCTGGCAGCACCGcccttctccttgcccttccTGGGCTCCATGACCTGGCTCTCGCTCTCCCCAGGgcccacatcccaccccagccaCCCTTGGGGTTGCAGGGTCTGGCacctccctgcatccccatccttGCACCCTGTACGTGCAGCCAGGCAGGTGCCCAACCCGCTCTGCTGGCTGGTTTGGGTCGGTGGTCCCCCCAGCCTGGTCCCCCATGGCAGCAGAGCCTGTGCCGGGTGGCACGCGGTGGCCGCAgccctggggggaggggggagtgggctGCTCCCCGCCTTCGGAGGGCAGAGCGCATTGGGCTGGCGGCTCGGTGGCGGGATGCCCGCCTGCTTCCCAGAGCCGGAggtttcttgttgttgttgtttatttataAGCAGTTGTAAATGTGCCCCTCGCTTTGGAGAATGacacgtccccgtccccccccccagtctcACCCGTTCCCCCCCCGTGcacacccagccctgctgctgcccaggcggCCAGGGAGGGGGCTGGTGCAGGGGTGTCCCTGGGGCACTGAGCCCTGGGGTGCCAGCACCCAGCTCTCTCCGGGCTCCCTGTGCTGCCGTGGGGCTGACTTTTGTTATTTGCTGACAATAAAGGTTTGGAGACATGCGTTGTTTGGCTCAGCTCTGGGGCGGAGACGGGGGAAGCTGTGCGTGCTACGCAGCATCCCTCCAGTCCCGGGACAGTGTGAGGACCCTGCCACCAGGCTCCTGTCCCAGCTGGCTCCTCCTGGGGCAAGACAGAGCAGCCCGAGTTGCCCAAGCCCCTGCTGCTCTTGGTGCAGCACAAGCCATGGCCGCTCCCTGGGCTGTGAGCAGGGATGGGCTTGTAGGAGGCTGTGCTGGCCCtgcagagggatgggatgggatgggatgggatgggatgggatgggatgggatccTCCCTGGCTTTGCAAGGTGGAAAACCAAGAGAAGGAAGGATGTGACACAGCAGGGGACACTGTTCCCCCCAGCCTGGCGCAGGCGCGCTGCCTGAGTGGGGCAGCGCTGGTGGGAAAGCCCAGCCCGGTGGAATGCAGTGCGGGGGCACGGGCCATCCCACACCCCCCAACCCCTGGGAGCTGCCATATCCCCAGCCAGATACCAGCCCCACTGCCAGGCCTGGTTTTAGACGTCCAGCTATTCCCCCTAGGAGCTCGGTGTCTGGAAAGCAAGGCGCAGAGGCTGGGGCTGCCAAGGCAAACACCGGCTCTGGGAACTGCTGGTCCTGCTTGTCCCTTCCGGCAGGTTCTTTCAAGAGTCCCGTCGGGCTGCCTGCTGGCCGTGGCCCCCCCTGGGGGACGCAGGCACCCCGCCGGCCCTGTTTGCAGGGAAAAACGGAGAGCGGGTGGCCCCTGCGATGTCTCACATCCTTGTAGCAGCCTCAGTGCCGGAGCGGCTCCATCACCGTGCAGGAGAGGGATGGGGGCTGCCGGCTACAGCCCCCGGCCTTGCGCCTTCCCGGCAGCGATCCCAGCGACACGCAGccttttcccaggcacagagggctCGGCAGCGCGGTTCCCGGTCCGGGAAATGGGCTCTGTGTGTTCatgttttggtggggtttctATAGCGACTTGACCCCTCTGGTGCTTTAGGGGACAAGGCTGCTGTGGGAATCAGAGCAGTGTGGTTCTGCCGCCTCCTTCCTGACCCGCAGCAGAGATTTTGGTCTCTCGCAGCCAAACTTTGCCACGTTTGCCCCATGTAGGAGCAGTGGTGgggtccccggggccgggggggttcCCTGGGGCTCCCCATTGCCTGTCTTGGACCTGGTGCAGCTGCCGGCAAAGCCCTTGGTGCGAATCCAGCACTTGTGGCAACCCTTATTCATCATCATTAATTAACGAGCTTAATATGCCAGCTGTTTTGCTAGCCCGCAGCAACCCCCTGCAGGAGGGAGTTTCCCTGATGGATTGCACAGGCTGATTTTAATCCCTaccaccctgcctgcagctcgGGGGGGGGACGGGTATCATTGccatccccagcacccacctAGCCCCACGCCATGCACCCGGCCCTTACAGCATCCTTGCCGtgggccctggccctggccccccCATGAAGGACCAAGCAGCAGGGTCCCCTGCAGTGCCTCCGGGTGGGATGCTGGCTGCAGAGGGCCTTCACCTGAGACCAAGAGCGTGGTAGGGCGGGAAGGAGCTgatgcagggctgctgggggctaTTTAAGCCAGAGGTCTTGAGATAGGGGGGAAGGCGTTTTAGGGGTAGAAGGGGATGCCCCAATGGCTGGTACTTGGGTTAGTCCTGAGCGTGAAGGGATACAGGGCAGGTACAGCAtcctgctgccaggcagcagccATCAAATGCAGGATTTTATTTTGATCTggagctggcttttttttttgtttgtttctcctcctcctttctttttttttttttttgcttacattttcttttccccatgagAGTTGTATCGGGGgaatgcaatgaaaataaaaatagagaaaattcaTCTCTGCTGCGCAAGGGCATGCTGGGAAGCCTGCATCCATCACAGCCTCCTGCTACTCCAAAGGGACAACCCGGCGGCTCAGGCTCCAGGTGGGTGATGTCTCCTCGTTGTCCCCCTGACCCCAATGTGGTGGGGTGGGCTGGGCACCCTTTGTGGCAGAAGGTGGCCCCCAGGTACAGCGGGTGGGCTGTTAAGACCAGGAAGCTG is a genomic window of Rissa tridactyla isolate bRisTri1 chromosome 8, bRisTri1.patW.cur.20221130, whole genome shotgun sequence containing:
- the CRIP2 gene encoding cysteine-rich protein 2, with product MASKCPKCDKTVYFAEKVSSLGKDWHKFCLKCERCNKTLTPGGHAEHDGKPFCHKPCYATLFGPKGVNIGGAGSYIYEKPQIEGQTAPGPIEHPVKVEERKVNAAPPKGPSKASSVTTFTGEPNMCPRCGKRVYFAEKVTSLGKDWHRPCLRCERCSKTLTPGGHAEHDGQPYCHKPCYGILFGPKGVNTGAVGSYIYDKDPEAKNQP